Proteins from a single region of Streptomyces sp. Tu 3180:
- a CDS encoding LysR substrate-binding domain-containing protein, with product MLDLRQLRYFVAVAETEHVGRAAERLHISQSPLSRQIAQLEQNLGLSLFERGQQRIRLTRDGQVFLAEARALLRHADRLENLGRRLGRGEEGGLCIGYVADAMHTGILPGALRAVRGERPDVHIALYSLSPAEQFEGLRQRSLDIALVHEPPGPDDPDLLAAPLLEDPLLLALPAGHPLAGREEVAPGDLDGQPWIAVENPQDPAWRDTFVSACTAAGFTPDIRLEAAEPLTALGLVASGLGLALVQKSMTRATTEDVAVRELPWHETCVQLWAAWHRVDLRPLVAEFRATVLRTGSAS from the coding sequence ATGCTTGACCTGCGGCAACTCCGCTACTTCGTCGCCGTCGCCGAGACCGAACACGTCGGCCGGGCCGCCGAGCGGCTGCACATCTCCCAGTCGCCGCTCAGCCGGCAGATCGCCCAGCTCGAGCAGAACCTGGGCCTCTCCCTGTTCGAACGCGGCCAGCAGAGGATCCGGCTCACCCGGGACGGCCAGGTCTTCCTGGCCGAAGCCCGCGCGCTGCTGCGGCACGCGGACCGCCTGGAGAACCTGGGCCGCCGGCTGGGCCGCGGGGAGGAGGGCGGCCTGTGCATCGGCTACGTCGCGGACGCCATGCACACCGGCATCCTGCCCGGCGCGCTGCGCGCCGTGCGCGGCGAGCGGCCCGACGTCCACATCGCCCTGTACAGCCTCTCCCCCGCCGAGCAGTTCGAGGGGCTGCGGCAGCGCAGTCTCGACATCGCGCTCGTCCACGAACCTCCGGGCCCGGACGACCCCGACCTCTTGGCCGCCCCCCTGCTCGAGGACCCGCTGCTCCTCGCCCTGCCCGCGGGGCACCCCCTCGCCGGCCGGGAGGAGGTGGCCCCCGGCGACCTCGACGGCCAGCCGTGGATCGCCGTCGAGAACCCCCAGGACCCCGCCTGGCGGGACACGTTCGTCAGCGCCTGCACGGCAGCCGGCTTCACGCCCGACATCCGCCTCGAGGCCGCCGAGCCGCTGACCGCGCTCGGCCTGGTCGCCTCCGGGCTCGGACTCGCCCTCGTGCAGAAGAGCATGACCCGCGCCACCACCGAGGACGTCGCGGTACGCGAGCTCCCCTGGCACGAGACGTGCGTCCAGCTGTGGGCCGCATGGCACCGGGTCGACCTGCGGCCGCTGGTCGCGGAGTTCCGCGCCACCGTCCTGCGCACGGGCAGCGCCTCCTAG
- a CDS encoding aldo/keto reductase, whose product MSITSFLPGRLGFGTAPLGNMFRAIPDEEAAATVDAAWDNGIRYFDTAPFYGAGLSEIRLGEALAGRPRDEFVLSTKVGRVVLDEIEDPSARDLGEKGGLFEHGRPNKIVNDYSADATLRSVEDSLERLRTDRLDIVWVHDVAQDFYGDEWLAAYESARTGAFRVLQRLRDEGVIRAWGLGVNRVEPLELTLDLDEPKPDAFLLAGRYTLLDHERALQRLLPAATARHVDIVVGGPYSSGVLAGGQHFEYQKAPAPVVTRVERIKALAEQHGIGIKAAALQFSLAHPAVAAAIPGASRPGRVAEDVAALGETVPAAFWTALRTEGLIAQDAPVPTV is encoded by the coding sequence ATGTCCATCACGTCCTTCCTGCCCGGCCGCCTGGGCTTCGGCACCGCACCGCTGGGCAACATGTTCCGGGCCATACCCGACGAGGAGGCCGCGGCCACCGTGGACGCCGCCTGGGACAACGGCATCCGCTACTTCGACACCGCGCCCTTCTACGGCGCGGGCCTGTCCGAGATCCGGCTGGGAGAGGCACTGGCCGGCCGCCCCCGCGACGAGTTCGTCCTGAGCACGAAGGTCGGCCGCGTCGTCCTCGACGAGATCGAGGACCCCTCCGCCCGCGACCTGGGCGAGAAGGGCGGACTCTTCGAGCACGGACGCCCCAACAAGATCGTCAACGACTACTCGGCCGACGCCACGCTGCGCTCCGTCGAGGACAGCCTCGAGCGACTGAGGACGGACCGCCTCGACATCGTGTGGGTGCACGACGTCGCGCAGGACTTCTACGGCGACGAGTGGCTCGCCGCGTACGAGAGCGCCCGCACCGGCGCGTTCCGGGTGCTGCAGCGGCTGCGCGACGAAGGTGTCATCAGGGCCTGGGGCCTGGGGGTCAACCGGGTCGAGCCCCTGGAACTGACGCTGGACCTCGACGAGCCGAAGCCGGACGCGTTCCTCCTCGCCGGCCGCTACACCCTGCTCGACCACGAGCGCGCACTGCAGCGGCTGCTGCCGGCCGCGACGGCCCGGCACGTCGACATCGTCGTCGGCGGACCGTACAGCTCCGGTGTCCTGGCCGGCGGACAGCACTTCGAGTACCAGAAGGCCCCCGCACCGGTCGTCACCAGGGTGGAGCGCATCAAGGCACTCGCGGAGCAGCACGGCATCGGCATCAAGGCGGCAGCGCTGCAGTTCTCCCTCGCCCACCCCGCGGTCGCCGCGGCCATCCCGGGGGCCTCGCGGCCGGGCCGCGTCGCCGAGGACGTCGCCGCACTCGGCGAGACGGTCCCGGCGGCCTTCTGGACGGCCCTGCGCACGGAGGGGCTGATCGCTCAGGACGCCCCCGTACCCACCGTCTGA
- a CDS encoding SRPBCC family protein, with protein MATTTATVDIPAPAARVWQLIGGFDSLPDWLPYIPASTLSEGGRVRSLTNGEGGVIVERLEAFDDRARTYSYSIIRAPFPVTGYRSTLTVHEASGGQSRVEWSGTFTPAGVSEEEAVALFHGIYTEGLAALRKTLEG; from the coding sequence ATGGCGACGACAACCGCGACCGTCGACATCCCCGCGCCCGCCGCGCGCGTCTGGCAGCTCATCGGCGGTTTCGACTCCCTGCCCGACTGGCTGCCCTACATTCCCGCCAGCACGCTCAGCGAGGGCGGCCGGGTCCGCAGCCTCACCAACGGGGAGGGCGGCGTCATCGTCGAACGCCTCGAAGCGTTCGACGACCGGGCGCGCACGTACAGCTACTCCATCATCCGGGCGCCGTTCCCGGTCACCGGCTACCGCTCCACCCTCACCGTGCACGAGGCGTCCGGCGGGCAGAGCCGTGTGGAGTGGTCCGGCACCTTCACCCCGGCCGGGGTGAGCGAGGAGGAGGCGGTCGCCCTGTTCCACGGTATTTACACCGAGGGACTGGCCGCGCTGAGGAAGACCCTCGAAGGGTGA
- a CDS encoding GNAT family N-acetyltransferase, producing MHDLADSIESMEQLAAVWRVMVLDRDPDADVRDLPGIAVRWADCRFAFWNCVTLTEVGMDAGLLRERLNETAEIMRSKKHPGFLWLFEDLLDEEARAALEAAAGQAGLAHAFPGTGMAGDLLPVPEPAHPDLTFVRVTTDDHLRAFADLNSRAYGFPLEDGRDGLAGSALWKNQVYAYLGVRDGVPVTCAATVEAQGRLFVVLVATAPEWQRRGYAEAVTRKALHEGARATGTTRATLHATAAGAPVYPRIGFEPNSPMRFYALRD from the coding sequence ATGCACGATCTCGCGGACTCGATCGAATCGATGGAACAACTCGCCGCCGTCTGGCGGGTCATGGTCCTCGACCGGGATCCGGACGCGGACGTCCGCGACCTTCCCGGCATCGCCGTCCGTTGGGCCGACTGCCGGTTCGCCTTCTGGAACTGCGTCACGCTGACCGAGGTCGGCATGGACGCCGGGCTCCTGAGGGAGCGCCTGAACGAGACGGCGGAGATCATGCGGTCGAAGAAGCACCCGGGTTTCCTGTGGCTCTTCGAGGACCTCCTCGACGAGGAGGCGCGCGCGGCGCTCGAGGCGGCGGCCGGGCAGGCGGGCCTCGCGCACGCCTTCCCCGGCACGGGCATGGCAGGGGACCTGTTGCCCGTCCCCGAACCGGCCCACCCCGACCTGACGTTCGTACGCGTGACCACCGACGACCACCTGCGGGCCTTCGCGGACCTCAACTCGCGTGCCTACGGCTTCCCGCTGGAGGACGGCCGTGACGGTCTGGCCGGCTCCGCACTGTGGAAGAACCAGGTGTACGCCTACCTCGGCGTACGGGACGGCGTCCCCGTGACCTGCGCCGCCACGGTGGAGGCGCAGGGCCGCCTCTTCGTCGTGCTCGTCGCCACCGCCCCCGAGTGGCAGCGCCGGGGCTACGCGGAAGCGGTGACGCGCAAGGCACTGCACGAGGGCGCCCGGGCCACCGGGACGACCCGGGCGACCCTGCACGCGACCGCCGCCGGGGCCCCCGTGTACCCGCGTATCGGCTTCGAGCCGAACTCCCCGATGCGCTTCTACGCCCTGAGGGACTGA